The Penaeus monodon isolate SGIC_2016 chromosome 5, NSTDA_Pmon_1, whole genome shotgun sequence genome window below encodes:
- the LOC119572985 gene encoding uncharacterized protein LOC119572985, whose product MSYEEAVAAAFALGVAMAVIAKAIRKANSRLESAWTSSRIALRRKLRTMTCVWLWRRPKCLLLVLPLGAVAVAANTPAIKGLVLYEGLRVSSVLRYMKFNLVLKLILIAVAGTLVGDVMISGVLKQLVIIAGLSPFIVLKRLLI is encoded by the exons ATGTCGTACGAGGAAG CGGTGGCAGCGGCGTTCGCCCTCGGGGTGGCCATGGCCGTGATCGCCAAGGCCATAAGGAAGGCGAACTCCCGCCTGGAGAGCGCCTGGACGAGCAGCCGTATCGCGTTGAGGAGGAAGCTGCGCACCATGACCTGCGTGTGGCTCTGGCGGCGCCCGAAGTGCCTGCTGCTCGTCCTTCCTCTCGGGGCTGTCGCCGTCGCCGCCAACACGCCAGCCATAAAGGGCCTGGTCCTCTACGAGGGGCTGCGGGTATCTAGTGTCCTCAGGTATATGAAATTCAATCTCGTCCTGAAGCTGATCTTGATCGCGGTGGCAGGGACTTTGGTGGGCGATGTGATGATTAGCGGTGTTTTAAAACAACTGGTAATCATAGCTGGACTATCGCCGTTTATAGTTTTAAAAAGGcttttgatttaa